In Topomyia yanbarensis strain Yona2022 chromosome 2, ASM3024719v1, whole genome shotgun sequence, one DNA window encodes the following:
- the LOC131682038 gene encoding uncharacterized protein LOC131682038, translating into MSTDDDNWSIQCCELDDLVPSPEELEDAYAALENGTYSLELNWKCPGRRPPSPVQKDEPKVAEVVEKESPTKNKEFDFMDDVALPQMRVRTQNSGPKGSAKKKTTNFAGVLDQMKKHGRLTPLKEGASSAGSSGTASTPTTGGSVPSS; encoded by the exons ATGTCTACCGACGATGACAACTGGTCAATCCAGTGCTGCGAACTGGATGACCTGGTGCCGTCTCCAGAGGAACTGGAAGACGCATACGCTGCATTAGAAAATGGAACCTACTCGCTTGAGTTGAACTGGAAGTGTCCCGGCCGAAGGCCTCCCTCACCGGTACAGAAGGACGAACCAAAGGTAGCGGAGGTCGTGGAAAAGGAATC ACCAACCAAAAACAAAGAGTTTGATTTCATGGACGACGTTGCCCTGCCACAGATGCGTGTCCGAACGCAAAACAGCGGACCGAAGGGGTCCGCTAAAAAGAAGACAACCAATTTCGCTGGTGTTCTAGATCAGATGAAGAAACATGGGCGGCTAACGCCGCTGAAAGAGGGTGCTAGTAGCGCGGGTTCCAGTGGGACTGCCAGTACACCCACCACCGGTGGAAGCGTACCGTCTAGTTGA